Within Acinetobacter sp. LoGeW2-3, the genomic segment GCTGATCAATCAGATGGCTCAATGGTGTATGCAGATCTTGAAGAAAATCAGCTTGCAGCGGCTCTATATTCAGGCTTCGCAGATGCGTAGCCCAAAGCTGAATATAACCATTGGATATTCTTATGTCCTGCATATGTAATTCTCTATGAGCGCAGCAATTTGACAAGTTTTATTTTCATTTGGCGTAAAATGTATAAAAATTGGCAACAACTGTCAAAACAATTTGTGTAATGGTGGACATACTGTCAGCATCGACATCAACAAGAATGACAAAAGATGAATGCACCATTAAAAACGACTGTACAACCGGTGGTTCGCACCAATCTTGATTTTAAACTTGATGAAATTCCTCGCTTCTGGTTTGGCGGCGACCCATTCCTGACCCGTATGTTTGATGCGCTGAGCCTGACTTTTCCAGACGGCGAACGCTACTTCATTCAAAGCGTACGTCTATTCCGCGACAAGATTACCGATCCTGATCTGCAAAAACGTGTGGCAGACTTTATCCGCCAGGAAGCACAGCACGGCATCGCGCATGAAAAGATGAATCAGGTCATGAAACAGCAAGGTATGCCAGTCGACCAATTTATTCAGCGGTTAAACAAGATTTTTAAATTCGAACTGGAAAAACGTTCTCCTCAATACAATATTGCCATGACCGCTGCAGCTGAGCATATGACTGCCCTGATGGCAGAAACTTTCTATACTTATAAAGACACCTTGAGAGAGGCACATCCTTATGTGCGTGCCCTGTTTGCCTGGCATGCGATTGAGGAAATGGAACATCGTGATGTTGCCTTTGACGTCATGCAACAGGTCGGCGATGTACCGGAAAATCTACGCAAATTTACCTTGGCATGGACCAGTGCATTGATGATCGGCTTTACTATTTATCGTGCCAATGTGATGTTAAAGCATGATGGATTTACACCACGCCAACGTCTGCAGATGAATATCCGAGGCCTGCCATGGTTCTTTGGTAAAAAAGGCACACTGACCCGGATGAGCAAACAGTATCGTGACTGGTTTAAAAAAGATTTTCATCCAAGTCAGCATCCGGTGATTGCTCAATATGATATCTGGGTAAAAACACTGGCTGAAACCGGTGATCCGATTCAGGCGGGTGAAGCGCTCTGGCAAGCTGCAAAAGATTAAAGATTTAGAATATCCTAAATAAAAAAACCTTCAATTGAAGGTTTTTTTATTACTAATGATTACCACTTAGCGTAATGCTGCTCAAGTAAAGCATATTCATCCAATAGTACATATTCCTGATTATCCTGCTGAATGGTCCCGGATACCCTTGCCTGCCACTGGCTAAACTGGCTACCTACGAGGCGCAGGTTCAGGTTTTCATAACGACGCCAGCCCGTAGTCACTTGCAGATTTAGCTTGTCATCTAGTGAACGGATACTCCACTGGTTGTCTGATTCCTGCTGAAACAACACATCGCTTAATGCATAAATTTTGCCATTCACCCACAAACAGTTTTCATTGCCAAAACTTTCATTCACGCCTGAAGCCAGATTGAGTCCGATCCGGTTCTGTTTTGCATCCCAGAAATTACAGGATAGCCAGAACCATGCAGTTTCAGGACGTAAGAACCCACAGGTGTCATCCAGTGAAGCAAAGGTACGTTCATTAAACTGAATGGTCTGCCCTTGTCTTGTAACGAAATGCCCTTCACAGCCCAAAGTTGTTAACTTCTGAGTATAAGTCCAGCCATTGATTCCTGTTGGGCTACACATGCTCAGCGGATCAGTTCCGGCACAGAAAAT encodes:
- a CDS encoding metal-dependent hydrolase, with amino-acid sequence MNAPLKTTVQPVVRTNLDFKLDEIPRFWFGGDPFLTRMFDALSLTFPDGERYFIQSVRLFRDKITDPDLQKRVADFIRQEAQHGIAHEKMNQVMKQQGMPVDQFIQRLNKIFKFELEKRSPQYNIAMTAAAEHMTALMAETFYTYKDTLREAHPYVRALFAWHAIEEMEHRDVAFDVMQQVGDVPENLRKFTLAWTSALMIGFTIYRANVMLKHDGFTPRQRLQMNIRGLPWFFGKKGTLTRMSKQYRDWFKKDFHPSQHPVIAQYDIWVKTLAETGDPIQAGEALWQAAKD
- a CDS encoding DUF2804 domain-containing protein, whose amino-acid sequence is MDLIQANGQPRYGRFKEIPKSIDYNAYQYKTPYGQVVAGWRKNLKYKKFKFCSIQHEHYSIGVAIADIAWAGHGFFYIYDHQTNEVREWNAINFLSRHTVLDEQPLFNHSYFHKSPYQIEIQHANGVRYITVTKYGDIKLSARIFCAGTDPLSMCSPTGINGWTYTQKLTTLGCEGHFVTRQGQTIQFNERTFASLDDTCGFLRPETAWFWLSCNFWDAKQNRIGLNLASGVNESFGNENCLWVNGKIYALSDVLFQQESDNQWSIRSLDDKLNLQVTTGWRRYENLNLRLVGSQFSQWQARVSGTIQQDNQEYVLLDEYALLEQHYAKW